A region from the Vespula pensylvanica isolate Volc-1 chromosome 9, ASM1446617v1, whole genome shotgun sequence genome encodes:
- the LOC122631862 gene encoding kalirin isoform X4, translating into MDGTRAADVLPLLQERLAILPGGRDRRGGPVIVFPTTPRRERAKPEDYRRLLQYLLAIPDDETRDLGFTVIVDMRGATWDSVKTILKVLHEYFHQSVYVAFIIKPENFWQKQRTSLAKQKKYNFEINTISLEALTKVIDPSQLTSDLDGSLEYDHAQWIQTRLAVEDFTWQAADLLDRLDDLQEDLSRNDFADDVGGAKHGIDLHNEMKKKILKIPVEEIEVVAQRLLQKFDSMSTPGGEGGSIESGAAGGTDSDGQALATLVIQHLDSVHAAQQHLLQLWHIKKMKLDQCFQLRLFEQDCEKMFDWICHNREGFLANYVEIGRSYQLAKNLQEEHKHFTMSSMNVYVNINKTLTMAARLLETQHYAAGHVRAVASRLDRAWKEFAAGLDERTAVLGLSVVFHHKAEQYVDSVVGWSQACDASNLPNEIPVLESHIRQHQTLYEAMCQAYTEVHSTSKKLLYQLDHLVQVCNQPQGIDHTIRKHSQDGHNAESHGGMSGNPAADYSEGASHVLAVIHQILGHHRTLEARWHARKVKLHQRLALRLFQEDVKQVLDWLTNHGEVFIRKNTGVGRNLQKARVYQKSHEHFENVAQNTYTNATKLLTAAEELAHTGECAADEIYAVAQELESHVSRFAARVEQRRRRLDLAVVFYTHEKELSGWVDELRQELQQEEVAENLETAERLLDQCAQHRASCLEACASTIAQGEALLQELRESTDAPDTTGSISAVESALDRLAGLRQELEELWATRKLRLELCLRLRVFERDALEASGQLEMWAQDLQGSPREGSPEQLLRVHNDGVAHMQNTTFQVLQQGQELAQVLEQAGVCIMADGQHSATARVQVLLEFLNEREMDAEDLAEMRRVRLEQAAQLVQLQTDATHVANWIRNGEAMLLASLRVPENLQDAEQLRLEHEQFQVAIEKTHTSAVQVKHRADALVSANHYDPKSIREVAEDVTKRWQQLVTCAEERHKLVTASINFYKTAEQVRSVLDSLEREYKRDEDWCSGGEKGGQVPTLVAKHQEQKEAFLKACTLVRRTAETFLKYTNRSLQFYNYQANSVGSENKVKNILEELLSKENKVLEYWTQRKKRLDQCHQYVLFERSAKQAIEWIRETGELYLATHTNVGKNRIENEQLLQEHNEFKGAAKETRERVKLLIQLADNLVEKGHAHAAVIKQSVAEVDQRYKDFSMRMNCYKTQIEDDLGIQSDDGHKDLAIDRNSDPLLEEKIKGKDLKELNEEKRRSARRKEFIMAELLQTERTYVKDLETCIRCFLEETRNGKGNVPTGLQGRESIIFSNMEEIHQFHSNIFLRELEKYETMPEDVGHCFVTWAPKFDMYVTYCKNKPESNQLLVTHGGTWFEELQRKQKVEHPIAAYLIKPVQRITKYQLLLKDLQACCQEGQGEIKDGLEVMLNVPKKANDALHLSLLEGCDVRIDTLGDVVLQDSFTVWDPKQLIRKGRDRHIFLFELYLLFSKEVKDSAGKVKYIYKSRLMTSELGVTEHIEGDECKFAVWTGRAPTGDTRVVLRANSMEAKQLWVKRLREVIQETYFSLSMPKSPAKKSSSQRSSRDLEECASLNDSVENLDRNSLASFGSTNTTDSDKTGVAEMTWVVADHLAAPGSRELTVTKGQQVEVLENGSGNGNASGIVGTGEWTLVRLPLVPGQTDPPAEGLVPTSALKQPPSNSCKTSPSRKPPSQQQTLLQQQQLNQSVIGQQQLVVVVGTAASSPASTLTPSSEELEIIGSDGSSASTSSPGNKRRGFSGRKWLPPPLRKLSQGKVDKVVSTSSSAASTAAAATVNSGIPLASTSLTTVTTATTTTTTTTAISSITATTTGTTITTTPTTTAAVKNTTTVAAVTPSGKNIGSLKKSSSDKRFKLPSGAVEQKRAVTVSAGNVRIVSEFEPLTGAEEVEREEEEEEEEEEEHVGTSETISATYDDGEGNVFHEQNGTEDGEDDLELPPPMKPITEPILVAAGNGPPGSTIPDELPGKRASECSSKILDGATTADLAEIEQIVKERMEQHTENQERHSLMRTERTTAGGRGSSDGENNYARATSPSLVSEESDPETAALTKRQFVIRELVDTERDYVNDLKQIVEGYMMLMRDPESDIPLPEDLRAGKDKMVFGNIEAIYEWHRDFFLKALENCIKCPEELGPLFKRYERKLHMYVVYCQNKPVSEYIVSEYIYTYFEELRQKLGHRLQLCDLLIKPVQRITKYQLLLREALRLTERTQRLSEIEGLRAAVHVMRVIPKAANDMMDVGRLQGFDGKITAQGKLLLHGPLLVSEISSMPTRGKEWHVFLFEQNIIFSEAVGKKTQFTNPAYIYKAHIQVNKMSLEDSYDDPDKFMIRSTDPRKPGLGFYCSVVEENGPRRQEWVDTITDILQTQRDFLKAIQSPIAYQKELTKDPLRVPTTEPVVRETISVAPTFSTASPGTMNKEKSIPQQKITRPIQRTQYGGLDCELPRTPSPTKSRLNFLDGFRNTLRARSPVRTNSIPVVPGARVRLAADWGKLRAGDELVVSRLDGPGLVVSHHNEKEELWIPASLVPNLSISRAWSFRPSKVDSNKDIVQPLERSLEKKGAPTLLASTGLIKATAGEDVRLSVEIINVEAATVTWKKEDEKDNRIIKEGDRYRFEQTATFLYLEIVRCRHSDSGIYRCYVEHDTGSCWTEISLFITGVSGSTWARIVGSTKIEIDWEYSSVDSYSIEGRTAPSQTWVLMATDVKHPPMTLELPPGASYSFRVVGKNGNITSSSAEVTLTGFEDNLNWETEQFIGRYLELDELGKGRFATVRRARDKGTGQEVALKQTPRHKQPRSLTRAEYDLLASSHHGNIIRAFALFENAPRPGIDTIVLELVRGPTLFVYLSKKSDYTEGMAIKYASQLLSALQWLHRRNIAHLDLKPENVLVDQDSGIVKLIDLGEAVRGPVDEVVPPADLEFAAPELVLGKPTGTCTDMWAAGVFIYVLLSGVSPFLDDSVEETTANILKCDFCFPNEYFEAISNDAKDLLGRLLCLHGEERATAEATLTSPWFKAPASSAISSIRLAEFTERRAHCSKSRQDHNERFYS; encoded by the exons ATGGATGGCACAAGGGCAGCAGATGTCCTACCCTTGCTTCAAGAACGTTTGGCTATACTACCAGGTGGACGAGATCGTAGAGGAGGTCCAGTTATTGTTTTCCCAACTACTCCTAGAAGAGAACGTGCAAAACCAGAAGATTACCGTCGTTTGTTGCAATATCTTTTAGCCATTCCTGATGATGAAACCAGAGATCTAGGATTTACTGTGATAGTGGATATGCGTGGTGCTACTTGGGATTCtgtgaaaacaattttaaag GTATTACATGAATACTTTCATCAATCGGTCTATGTTGCATTCATCATAAAGCCAGAGAATTTTTGGCAGAAACAAAGGACATCATTGGCTAAACAGAAAAAGTATAACTTTgag ATCAATACAATTAGTTTAGAAGCTCTAACAAAAGTTATAGATCCTTCTCAACTGACATCTGATTTGGATGGTTCATTAGAGTATGATCATGCTCAATGGATCCAAACAAGATTAGCTGTAGAAGACTTCACTTGGCAAGCTGCTGATCTTTTAGATAGGTTGGACGATTTACAAGAAGACCTTAGTCGTAATGATTTTGCTGATGACGTTGGAGGTGCTAAACATGGTATTGACCTCCACAatgagatgaaaaagaaaattttgaaaattcctGTAGAAGAAATCGAAGTTGTTGCTCAACGTTTACTCCAAAAATTCGACA GCATGTCAACGCCAGGTGGGGAGGGAGGAAGTATCGAAAGCGGTGCTGCGGGCGGAACAGATTCAGACGGTCAGGCATTAGCGACATTAGTTATACAGCATTTAGACTCTGTTCATGCAGCCCAACAGCATCTCTTGCAATTGTGGCACatcaaaaaaatgaaattagatCAATGCTTTCAGTTACGCTTGTTTGAGCAAGATTGTGAAAAAATGTTTGACTGGATTTGTCATAATAGAGAAGGATTTCTTGCTAATTATGTGGAGATCGGACGTTCTTATCAACTTGCAAAGAATTTGCAAGAGGAACATAAACATTTTACCATGAGTTCAATGAATGTTTATGTGAATATCAATAAAACCCTTACAATGGCTGCGAGATTATTAGAGACGCAACATTATGCAGCGGGTCATGTACGAGCCGTTGCGAGTCGATTGGATAGAGCTTGGAAGGAATTTGCGGCTGGTCTCGATGAACGTACTGCTGTTCTTGGCCTAAGTGTAGTGTTTCATCACAAAGCAGAGCAATATGTCGATAGTGTTGTTGGTTGGAGTCAAGCTTGTGATGCTAGCAATCTGCCTAATGAAATTCCTGTTCTCGAATCTCACATAAGACAGCATCAAACTCTTTATGAAGCAATGTGTCAAGCATATACAGAG GTGCATAGTACCAGTAAGAAGCTTCTTTATCAACTGGATCATCTTGTGCAAGTCTGTAACCAACCACAGGGAATAGACCACACCATCCGCAAACAT AGCCAAGATGGACATAATGCAGAAAGTCATGGTGGTATGAGTGGAAATCCAGCTGCAGATTACAGTGAGGGTGCATCCCATGTGTTAGCAGTTATTCATCAAATTTTAGGTCATCATAGAACATTGGAAGCTCGTTGGCACGCACGCAAAGTTAAATTACATCAACGTCTTGCTTTGAG ATTATTTCAAGAAGATGTAAAACAAGTTCTTGATTGGCTAACTAATCACGGAGaagtttttattcgtaaaaatacaGGTGTAGGACGAAATCTTCAAAAAGCAAGAGTATATCAAAAAAGTCACGAACACTTTGAGAATGTTGCACAG AATACTTATACGAATGCAACAAAATTGCTTACTGCAGCAGAGGAATTAGCTCATACAGGAGAGTGTGCTGCCGATGAAATATACGCGGTAGCACAAGAATTGGAATCTCATGTTAGTAGATTTGCCGCGAGAGTCGAACAACGGCGTCGCAGATTAGATCTGGCAGTAGTGTTTTACACTCATGAAAAAgag CTAAGCGGTTGGGTCGATGAATTACGACAAGAGTTGCAGCAAGAGGAAGTTGCAGAAAATTTGGAAACAGCGGAAAGATTACTTGATCAATGTGCACAGCATAGAGCGTCGTGTCTTGAAGCTTGCGCTTCAACCATTGCGCAAGGTGAAGCATTGCTTCAAGAACTTCGAGAATCTACGGATGCACCCGATACTACAGGCTCT atatCTGCTGTAGAGAGTGCTCTTGATAGATTGGCTGGCTTACGGCAAGAATTGGAAGAATTATGGGCGACAAGAAAGTTAAGGTTAGAATTGTGTTTACGATTGCGCGTTTTCGAGAGAGATGCGTTAGAAGCCAGTGGTCAACTCGAAATGTGGGCACAAGACTTACAGGGATCTCCTCGCGAAGGTTCACCTGAACAGCTATTGCGTGTACACAATGACGGTGTTGCTCATATGCAAAATACTACGTTTCAAGTGTTACAACAAGGTCAAGAACTTGCACAg GTTCTAGAACAAGCCGGAGTTTGTATCATGGCAGATGGTCAGCATAGCGCTACGGCAAGAGTTCAAGTGCTTCtcgaatttttaaacgaaagagaaatggatgCAGAAGACCTTGCAGAAATGCGAAGAGTTCGACTTGAACAGGCCGCGCAGTTGGTACAATTACAAACAGATGCCACGCATGTAGCTAACTGGATTAGGAATGGAGAAGCTATGCTTTTAGCTTCTTTAAGGGTTCCCGAAAATTTACAGGACGCCGAACAACTGCGATTAGAACACGAGCAGTTTCAAGTCGCCATAGAGAAAACGCATACCTCTGCTGTACAG GTAAAACATAGAGCTGATGCATTAGTAAGCGCAAACCATTATGATCCGAAGAGTATCCGAGAAGTAGCTGAAGATGTCACTAAAAGATGGCAACAATTGGTAACTTGTGCAGAAGAGAGGCATAAATTAGTAACCGCgagtataaatttttataaaacagcGGAACAAGTTCGATCGGTTCTCGATAGTTTAGAGCGTGAATATAAAAGGGACGAAGACTGGTGTTCCGGTGGGGAGAAAGGCGGCCAAGTACCTACTCTTGTGGCTAAACATCaggaacaaaaagaagcaTTTTTGAAAGCGTGTACTTTGGTGCGAAGAACTGCCGAGACATTCTTAAAGTATACTAATCGCAGTCTACAGTTTTACAATTATCAAGCAAATAGTGTTGGGTCAGAGAACAAAGTAAAAA ATATCTTAGAAGAATTgttaagtaaagaaaataaagtactCGAATATTGGACTCAACGAAAGAAACGCTTAGATCAATGTCATCAATATGTTCTTTTTGAGCGTAGTGCAAAACAAGCCATTGAATGGATAAGGGAGACTGGTGAATTGTATCTTGCAACGCACACAAACGTCGGAAAAAATCGTATAGAAAACGAGCAATTGTTACAAGAACATAACGAATTTAAAGGTGCAGCaaag GAAACTAGGGAAAGAGTAAAATTGCTGATTCAGCTAGCAGACAATTTAGTTGAAAAAGGACATGCTCATGCTGCTGTTATTAAACAATCAGTGGCAGAGGTGGATCAACGTTATAAAGATTTTAGCATGCGAATGAATTGCTACAAGACACAAATTGAAGATGATTTGGGTATACAATCCGACGATGGCCATAAAGATTTAGCTATAGACCGTAATTCCGATCCTTTAttggaagagaaaattaagggaaaagatttaaaagaattgaacgaagaaaagcgAAGATCAGCTAGGCGAAAAGA GTTCATTATGGCCGAATTGTTGCAAACCGAACGTACATATGTTAAAGATTTGGAAACTTGTATTCGCTGTTTCTTGGAAGAAACGCGTAATGGAAAGGGAAACGTACCAACAGGATTGCAAGGTCGAGAATCTATAATCTTTTCTAATATGGAAGAGATACATCAATTTCATAGCAATATATTCCTTCGTGAGttggaaaaatatgaaactatGCCCGAAGACGTTGGACACTGTTTCGTAACTTGG GCTCCGAAATTCGATATGTATGTGACTTATTGTAAGAATAAACCAGAAAGTAATCAATTATTAGTTACGCATGGAGGTACATGGTTTGAAGAATTACagaggaaacaaaaagttGAACACCCAATTGCTGCATACCTCATAAAACCAGTGCAAAGGATCACGAAGTATCAGCTTTTGCTTAAGGATCTTCAa GCTTGCTGTCAAGAAGGACAAGGTGAAATTAAAGATGGGTTGGAAGTGATGTTGAATGTGCCTAAAAAAGCAAACGATGCCTTACATTTAAGCCTATTAGAGGGTTGTGATGTCAGGATAGATACTCTTGGAGATGTAGTATTACAAGATTCATTTACGGTATGGGATCCAAAGCAGCTGATCAGAAAAGGCAGAGATcgtcatatatttcttttcgaattataCTTATTGTTTAGTAAAGAAGTGAAAGATTCAGCTGGAAAG gtaaaatatatttacaaaagtcGTTTAATGACTTCTGAATTGGGTGTCACCGAGCACATCGAAGGAGACGAATGTAAGTTTGCCGTATGGACTGGAAGAGCACCAACCGGCGACACCCGTGTGGTTTTAAGAGCGAATTCCATGGAGGCGAAGCAATTGTGGGTCAAGAGATTGCGCGAAGTAATACAAGAAACGTACTTCAGCTTGAGCATGCCGAAGAGTCCTGCCAAGAAGAGTTCAAGCCAGCGATCGAGTAGAGATTTGGAGGAATGTGCATCTTTGAACGACAGTGTGGAAAATTTGGACAGGAACTCATTGGCTTCGTTTGGTTCGACAAATACAACGGATTCAGACAAG ACTGGTGTAGCCGAAATGACTTGGGTCGTTGCGGATCATCTAGCAGCACCAGGATCTAGAGAGCTGACGGTGACAAAGGGCCAGCAAGTGGAAGTCTTAGAAAATGGTAGCGGTAATGGAAATGCCAGTGGAATCGTTGGTACTGGTGAATGGACATTGGTACGTTTACCACTCGTACCGGGACAAACAGATCCACCAGCAGAAGGTCTTGTACCTACGAGCGCTTTGAAACAACCACCAAGTAATTCCTGTAAGACCTCACCATCGAGAAAGCCACCCAGTCAACAACAAACATTGCTTCAACAGCAGCAACTTAATCAATCGGTGATCGGTCAACAACAACTCGTTGTGGTAGTCGGTACAGCGGCATCATCCCCAGCTTCGACTTTAACACCGTCGAGCGAAGAATTGG AAATTATAGGAAGCGATGGCAGCTCAGCTAGTACCAGTTCACCTGGAAATAAAAGACGCGGTTTTAGCGG GAGAAAGTGGTTACCACCTCCGCTGCGTAAACTCAGCCAAGGCAAGGTCGATAAGGTCGtctcaacgtcgtcgtcggctGCGTCAACGGCTGCTGCCGCCACCGTTAACAGTGGCATTCCGCTAGCATCGACGTCTTTAACAACGGTGACGacagcgacgacgacgacgacaacgacgactgCTATTTCTTCTATTACTGCTACTACAACGggaacgacgataacgacaacgccgacgacgacggcagCGGTGAAAAATACGACAACGGTGGCAGCGGTAACGCCAAGCGGCAAAAACATTGGATCCTTAAAGAAGAGCAGCTCGGACAAACGTTTCAAGCTGCCATCAGGAGCTGTTGAACAAAAACGTGCCGTTACTGTTTCTGCTGGAAACGTGAGGATTGTCTCCGAGTTTGAGCCTTTAACGGGAGCCGAGGAGgttgaaagagaggaagaggaggaagaggaagaagaggaagaacacGTTGGAACTTCCGAAACGATATCTGCGACTTACGACGACGGTGAAGGTAACGTCTTTCACGAACAAAATGGCACCGAGGATGGTGAAGATGACTTGGAATTACCGCCACCGATGAAACCGATTACCGAGCCCATTTTAGTCGCTGCCGGTAATGGACCCCCTGGTTCAACGATACCCGACGAATTACCTGGAAAAAGA GCATCCGAGTGTTCCAGCAAAATACTCGACGGAGCCACAACGGCGGATTTAGCAGAAATCGAGCAGATCGTAAAGGAAAGGATG GAACAACACACCGAGAATCAAGAGAGGCATAGTCTGATGCGAACGGAAAGAACAACAGCAGGCGGTAGAGGCTCGAGCGATGGCGAGAATAATTATGCTCGTGCTACAAGTCCATCGCTTGTTTCTGAAGAATCCGATCCCGAAACTGCGGCTTTGACCAAAAGGCAATTTGTCATTCGCGAATTGGTCGATACAGAAAGAGATTATGTCAACGATCTCAAACAAATTGTCGAAGGATACATGATGTTAATGCGAGATCCAGAGAGCGACATTCCACTTCCTGAGGATCTTCGAGCGGGGAAAGACAAAATGGTATTTGGTAACATAGAAGCCATCTACGAATGGCACAGAGA CTTTTTTTTGAAAGCTTTGGAGAACTGCATAAAATGCCCGGAAGAACTCGGTCCTCTCTTTAAAAGATATGAGAGGAAGTTACATATGTACGTCGTTTATTGTCAAAATAAACCCGTTTCTGAATACATCGTGtcggaatatatatatacttacttcgag GAATTGAGGCAGAAACTTGGACATCGTCTGCAGCTTTGCGATTTGTTGATAAAACCCGTGCAAAGGATTACAAAGTATCAACTGCTCCTTCGTGAGGCATTGCGTTTGACCGAGCGTACTCAGAGATTATCAGAAATCGAAGGACTTAGAGCAGCGGTTCATGTTATGCGAGTTATACCAAAAGCGGCTAATGACATGATGGACGTGGGGAGATTGCAAGGTTTTGAT GGTAAAATAACAGCACAGGGTAAACTTCTGTTACACGGGCCTTTGTTAGTGTCAGAAATATCGAGCATGCcaacgagaggaaaagagtggcacgtttttcttttcgagcaAAATATTATCTTCAGCGAAGCTGTTGGTAAGAAGACTCAATTCACCAACCCAGCCTACATATATAAAGCTCATATACAg GTAAACAAAATGAGTCTCGAGGATTCGTACGACGATCCGGACAAATTTATGATTCGATCTACGGATCCTCGAAAGCCCGGTCTAGGATTTTATTGCAGCGTAGTAGAAGAAAATGGACCTCGCAGACAGGAATGGGTAGATACGATTACTGATATCCTACAAACACAACGTGACTTTCTCAAGGCGATACAGTCACCGATTGCCTACCAAAAGGAACTTACCAAAGATCCACT CCGAGTTCCAACAACGGAGCCTGTGGTTCGAGAGACCATATCAGTAGCCCCGACGTTTTCGACAGCATCCCCTGGAACgatgaacaaagaaaagagtatTCCTCAGCAGAAGATAACTCGACCGATTCAAAGGACTCAATACGGTGGTTTAGATTGCGAATTACCACGAACTCCAAGTCCGACAAAGAGTAGGCTTAACTTCCTCGATGGATTCAGGAATACTCTGCGCGCACGATCCCCAGTTCGTACTAATTCGATACCG GTCGTTCCGGGTGCCCGAGTAAGATTGGCAGCCGATTGGGGAAAACTACGTGCTGGTGACGAACTCGTCGTTTCTCGTTTGGATGGCCCTGGATTAGTGGTTTCACATcataatgagaaagaagaactttGGATACCAGCTAGCCTTGTTCCAAATTTGTCTATAAGTAGAGCGTGGTCCTTTCGTCCGAGCAAAGTAGATTCTAATAAGGATATCGTACAGCCACTAGAAAgatctttagaaaaaaaaggagcacCTACGCTCCTAGCAAGTACAGGTCTGATAAAGGCAACCGCTGGCGAGGACGTTAGACTTTCggtagaaattattaatgtcGAAGCAGCAACCGTTAcatggaagaaagaagatgagaaagataatcgaattattaaagaaggcgatcgatatcgatttgAACAGACCGCTACTTTTCTGTATTTAGAAATTGTAAGATGTCGTCATTCGGATTCGGGAATATACCGGTGTTACGTTGAACATGACACTGGTTCTTGTTGGACGGAGATTTCCCTTTTCATCACAG GCGTAAGTGGTAGTACGTGGGCACGAATCGTTGGTTCGACAAAAATCGAAATAGATTGGGAATATTCGAGTGTTGATTCATATAGTATAGAAGGTAGAACAGCACCTTCTCAAACTTGGGTTCTGATGGCAACGGACGTAAAACATCCACCGATGACTTTGGAATTACCACCTGGTGCATCTTATAGTTTCCGTGTTGTtggaaaaaatggaaacatTACTTCATCTTCCGCGGAAGTAACGTTGACTGGTTTCGAAGATAACTTAAATTGGGAAACCGAACAATTTATTGGAAGATATTTAGAACTAGATGAATTAGGAAAGGGTAGATTTGCAACTGTAAGACGTGCTAGAGATAAGGGAACGGGTCAAGAAGTGGCACTGAAACAAACCCCACGACACAAGCAACCACGTTCCCTAACTCGAGCCGAGTATGATTTGTTAGCGTCTAGTCATCATGGTAACATCATTAGAGCCTTTGCCCTATTTGAAAATGCTCCACGTCCAGGAATTGACACGATTGTACTAGAATT AGTTCGAGGTCCAACGCTCTTCGTTTACCTTAGTAAAAAATCTGATTATACGGAAGGAATGGCCATCAAGTATGCGAGTCAGTTATTGTCAGCCCTTCAATGGTTACATAGACGTAACATAGCTCATTTAGATTTAAAACCTGAAAACGTACTGGTAGATCAAGATAGCGGTATAGTTAAATTAATAGATCTTGGCGAAGCAGTAAGAGGCCCAGTCGACGAAGTCGTACCGCCTGCTGATTTGGAATTCGCAGCACCAGAATTGGTACTTGGTAAACCTACGGGAACTTGTACGGATATGTGGGCTGCAGGTGTTTTCATTTATGTACTTTTAAG CGGTGTATCGCCATTTCTAGATGATTCTGTAGAAGAAACCACTgctaatatattaaaatgcgATTTCTGTTTTCCCAATGAATATTTTGAAGCCATATCTAACGATGCAAAAGATCTTCTTGGAAGATTATTATGCTTACATGGCGAAGAAAGAGCTACCGCCGAAGCTACTTTAACATCACCTTGGTTTAAG GCTCCGGCTAGTTCTGCAATATCGTCAATTAGATTGGCCGAATTTACCGAACGACGTGCGCATTGTTCCAAATCGCGACAAGATCATAATGAAAGATtctattcgtaa